In the genome of Triticum urartu cultivar G1812 chromosome 5, Tu2.1, whole genome shotgun sequence, one region contains:
- the LOC125511314 gene encoding uncharacterized protein LOC125511314, which produces MPATMPLTLSPARLLLLHRGRQAKVQQPRSLARLRCAPDEVAATTAEQQQGEEEELVLLASYRTAFNEVIMVIDSPSNRYLVLDPTRNIHSILPKKSAWTNSYWDECVSLPTVVPRGPVALLGLGAGTAAHMMLEVWPWIELIGWEIDPTVIELSRDYFGMSTLEKTTELGGSLSVHIGDALSPSATVEGGFAGIVVDLFADGEVLPQLQEVETWLEIAKKLMPDGRIMVNCGAGDTAVSLAADGDVSSWVQNPTIKALCSAFPGQLNWKRLSEKESVNYIALTGPLPDLEEWSTSVPSELSLRVKQWVPCELA; this is translated from the exons ATGCCGGCCACCATGCCGCTAACCTTGTCCCCggcccgcctcctcctcctccaccgcgGCCGCCAAGCCAAGGTCCAGCAGCCGCGCTCCCTCGCGCGGCTCCGCTGCGCCCCCGACGAGGTCGCGGCCACGACCGCCGAGCAGCAgcagggggaggaggaggagctggtGCTCCTCGCCTCCTACCGCACCGCCTTCAACGAGGTCATCATGGTCATCGACTCGCCCTCCAACCGCTACCTCGTCCTCGACCCCACCC GGAACATCCACAGCATTCTCCCCAAGAAGAGCGCCTGGACCAATTCCTACTGG GATGAGTGTGTCAGCCTACCTACCGTTGTTCCACGCGGCCCTGTTGCACTTCTAGGTTTG GGTGCTGGGACAGCAGCACACATGATGCTAGAAGTTTGGCCTTGGATAGAACTTATCGGATGGGAGATTGATCCGACG GTAATTGAATTGTCGAGGGATTATTTTGGTATGTCCACTTTAGAGAAGACCACGGAACTAGGTGGTTCACTTTCAGTGCATATTGGCGATGCACTTTCCCCATCGGCTACAGTCGAAGGAGGATTTGCTG GTATTGTTGTTGATTTATTTGCTGATGGAGAAGTCTTACCTCAGCTACAGGAA GTGGAAACTTGGTTAGAGATTGCGAAGAAGCTGATGCCCGATGGTCGAATCATGGTCAACTGCGGCGCTGGAGATACCGCCGTATCTCTTGCTGCCGACGGGGATGTTTCCTCCTGGGTTCAGAATCCCACAATCAAGGCTCTATGCTCTGCATTTCCAGGGCAA CTAAACTGGAAGAGGCTTTCGGAGAAGGAGAGCGTAAACTACATCGCGTTGACGGGTCCCCTTCCGGATTTGGAGGAGTGGTCAACCTCCGTTCCTAGCGAGCTGAGCCTGAGAGTGAAACAATGGGTGCCTTGCGAGCTGGCGTGA
- the LOC125511312 gene encoding G-patch domain-containing protein 1-like: protein MKVGGQRWKGNKTSLGDSDEENSTQSELSEVEEDEDEEGSASDAKVNEVHVKTVKEVCVDAKPKTKFKKLCKKILRQAPSQSMKLKELKEAVEEHSTILSDFSCRREALSFLKRKLQGSKKFNLEGKRVHLVS, encoded by the exons ATGAAAGTTGGTGGCCAGCGTTGGAAGGGGAACAAAACCTCTCTTGGTGATAGTGATGAGGAAAACTCAACCCAGTCTGAATTATCAGAAGTGGAAGAAGATGAAGACGAGGAAGGATCTGCCAGTGATGCTAAAGTAAATGAAGTACATGTGAAAACCGTAAAAGAAGTTTGCGTGGATGCTAAACCTAAAACCAAGTTCAAGAAGCTTTGCAAAAAAATTCTTCGTCAG GCTCCATCTCAGTCCATGAAATTGAAGGAGCTCAAGGAAGCTGTTGAAGAACACTCAACTATTTTGTCCGACTTCTCCTGTAGACGTGAAGCTCTTTCATTCTTGAAGAGGAAG CTCCAGGGAAGCAAGAAATTCAATCTGGAGGGCAAAAGGGTTCATCTTGTATCATGA
- the LOC125511313 gene encoding uncharacterized protein LOC125511313, producing MECNKDEALRAKEIAERKFQSRDLQGAKKFALKAKALFPDLEGIVQMITTLDVYLTSEVKIAGGKDWYSILSVDMSADDETLKKQYRKLVLQLHPDKNKSVGAEGAFQMVQEAWTVLSDKTKRALFDQKRKLIAMQQKTSQSNKTSAANGFEHFAAKAPASKASANKEKTGSATSAVRQRPPPPPPPQRPSPPPPPQRPLPCHQAAAPAPPPAAQPTFWTSCNRCKMNFEYLREYLNRNLLCPSCREPFIAKEVPMPPPEVVQAVRDSNIRGATHDASTGRKFQWGLFSRTAGPASATASSAAGAQAANMVHQTYEKVKREREEAQAAARREEALQRKHNPLKRKANVSENVNHGMGDVASGKKMKTVGNDAGVGSSSILSGPWANYVGTPGGTIPFSSNSGAFEFQGANGVIPNWRPRPSTRISVTRTFSKKDIRSILIDKMKSNLRENLKEIRSKPLQVTVNGKASEKHVVNEHVEGNETLASDDSTANKDVSADPEENGSSNSADAENEDDNTFSYTVPDPDFHDFDKDRTEESFQSDQIWASYDDEDGMPRYYAYIQKVTSLTPFKVKISYLASRTNSEFGPLNWASSGFIKTCGDFRIGKYETVDIINMFSHQIKWEKGPRGVVKIYPRKGDIWALYRNWSPDWNGDTPDNVLHVYDLVEVQDDYDEDNGISVIPLIKLTGFRTVFQHHQDRDAIKRIPKGEMFRFSHQVPFYRMSGEEAPNVPKGSFEVDPAAISKELLQGITETVKEAEGTSKC from the coding sequence ATGGAGTGCAACAAGGATGAGGCCCTTAGGGCGAAGGAAATTGCAGAGAGGAAGTTCCAATCCAGGGACCTGCAGGGGGCCAAGAAATTCGCCCTCAAGGCCAAGGCTCTCTTTCCGGATCTCGAAGGTATTGTGCAGATGATCACTACCTTGGATGTTTACCTTACTTCGGAGGTGAAGATTGCTGGTGGGAAGGACTGGTACTCTATCCTTTCCGTGGACATGTCGGCAGATGATGAAACTCTGAAGAAGCAGTACAGGAAGTTGGTGCTTCAGCTCCATCCCGACAAGAACAAGTCAGTTGGTGCTGAGGGTGCTTTCCAGATGGTTCAAGAGGCATGGACCGTGCTGTCCGACAAAACCAAGAGAGCGCTGTTTGACCAAAAAAGGAAACTGATTGCAATGCAACAGAAGACATCTCAATCAAATAAGACAAGTGCAGCCAATGGCTTTGAACATTTCGCAGCCAAAGCACCCGCTTCCAAGGCAAGTGCAAACAAAGAAAAGACAGGATCAGCAACATCTGCAGTGCGCCAGCGCCCGCCCCCGCCCCCACCCCCACAGCGCCCGTCTCCACCCCCGCCACCACAGCGGCCGCTTCCCTGCCATCaggctgctgctccagctccacCTCCAGCAGCACAACCTACATTTTGGACCTCATGCAACAGGTGCAAGATGAATTTTGAATACCTCAGAGAGTATTTAAATCGCAATCTGCTTTGCCCTAGCTGCCGCGAGCCATTCATAGCAAAAGAGGTTCCGATGCCACCACCTGAGGTTGTTCAGGCAGTACGTGATTCAAACATCCGTGGTGCAACTCACGATGCAAGCACTGGCAGAAAGTTTCAGTGGGGTCTGTTCTCAAGGACAGCTGGTCCAGCTAGTGCTACTGCATCATCTGCTGCTGGTGCTCAAGCTGCTAATATGGTTCATCAGACGTATGAGAAAGtcaagagagagagggaggaggcgCAAGCTGCAGCAAGAAGGGAAGAAGCTCTTCAGAGGAAGCACAATCCTCTAAAAAGGAAAGCAAATGTGTCCGAGAATGTTAACCATGGAATGGGTGATGTTGCATCTGGAAAGAAGATGAAAACTGTGGGTAACGATGCTGGAGTTGGTTCTTCCTCCATTCTCTCAGGTCCATGGGCCAATTATGTTGGAACGCCTGGTGGAACTATACCATTTTCAAGCAACAGTGGAGCCTTTGAGTTTCAAGGTGCTAATGGTGTGATACCGAATTGGAGACCCAGGCCTTCTACTCGGATCAGCGTAACTAGGACTTTCTCTAAGAAGGATATTAGGAGCATTTTGATTGACAAGATGAAGAGCAATTTGAGGGAGAATCTAAAGGAGATAAGAAGTAAACCACTCCAAGTTACAGTTAATGGAAAAGCTAGCGAGAAACATGTGGTTAACGAACATGTTGAGGGTAATGAAACTCTTGCATCAGATGATTCTACCGCAAACAAAGATGTCTCTGCTGATCCAGAGGAGAATGGTTCTTCTAATAGCGCAGATGCTGAAAATgaagatgacaacactttctcctATACTGTTCCTGATCCTGATTTCCATGATTTTGACAAGGATCGTACTGAGGAATCTTTTCAGAGTGATCAAATTTGGGCTTCatatgatgatgaagatggtatGCCTCGTTATTACGCATACATTCAGAAAGTTACCTCCTTGACTCCATTTAAGGTCAAAATAAGTTATCTTGCATCGAGGACAAATAGTGAATTTGGACCATTGAATTGGGCTTCTTCTGGCTTCATAAAGACATGCGGTGATTTCAGGATTGGTAAATACGAAACCGTAGATATAATCAATATGTTCTCTCACCAGATAAAATGGGAGAAAGGTCCACGTGGGGTGGTCAAAATTTATCCGCGGAAAGGTGATATCTGGGCTTTGTACCGAAATTGGTCCCCTGACTGGAATGGAGATACTCCTGATAATGTGCTTCATGTTTATGATCTGGTTGAGGTACAGGATGATTATGATGAAGATAATGGAATTTCTGTCATTCCCTTGATTAAGCTCACTGGATTTCGAACAGTTTTCCAGCATCATCAGGACCGGGATGCCATCAAGAGGATTCCAAAGGGAGAGATGTTTCGGTTTTCACATCAGGTTCCCTTTTACAGGATGTCAGGGGAAGAAGCTCCAAATGTCCCTAAAGGTAGCTTTGAGGTAGATCCAGCTGCTATCTCTAAAGAACTTCTTCAGGGAATCACTGAAACTGTGAAGGAGGCAGAGGGAACTTCTAAATGCTGA